From a region of the Desulfomicrobium macestii genome:
- a CDS encoding PAS domain S-box protein gives MSTKEKAEALSQEQGQKSAEQPCELETLRRRVAELEGRADAAARAEERLARQDALMQAILRNLPFDFWARDLDGKIIMQSDASVRLWGDMAASRVEERDVPDEIRNAWEDINARVYAGEVVEGEKKYVLSSGETRFYRDIVAPIRMGEGLLGILGTNVDITEQVQSIRALHASQANLASLFDSIDESAALLELDGTVITANRTFASRVGKTVKQCLGRSIYEFIPTEVALSRKRLVEDLVRNAQPLVFEDEREGLWMRHSLSPVLAPDGSVVAIATFAVDITERKRRENLLVARQRIVEYAINHSLSDLLRMALDETESLTGSTLSFLHFLNEDQGILSMQAWSTMTLQTGFSIPRDNPDLEITQFGIWAECLRTRKAVILNDQATLDRENGLPKGHPPLKRLVLLPIVRAKIIVAILAVANKKTDYTDEDVQVLIELGNLLWDILEHKRAQEELAKSEALLNMVQRLSGMGGWLWDVRQNSMIWTRELYRLHGFTPDQVEPGSSEHIRLSLACYEPDDRDRILAAFDNCVEHGVSFDLEMPFVSATEKRMRIRTRAEAILEGGEVSKVVGIFEDVTERRILEQRYETLFWHMLDGFALHEIICDAEGHPVDYRFLEVNPAFERHTGLMASDIKGRTAREVMPAIEQVWIDTYGRVALTGEPVLFEEYAAAQDKYFHVTAFRPAPMQFACIFSDVSERKRHERDLRHAKEAAEAANVAKSEFLANMSHEIRTPLNGIIGILQLLDSMELSEEHKNLVELAGTSADRLNVLLSDILDLARIESGKLAIKAMPFKPEELRASTLGLFTPTSRSKGLRLEFVLDPALPTMVVGDESRLRQVLFNLVGNSVKFTRTGFVRVDVSPVPGCTSSKVLFCVSDSGPGIPDHQLDGIFSPFVQGEDSYVRNHQGAGLGLAIVKRIVTLMGGSLCVDSSEKGTVMCFSIVMPVASDARTPSVHKATAAPGVREGLNILLVEDDAVSMFAARRVLENAGHTVTGVGDGSEVVPTLREGDFDLVIMDVQLPVMDGLQATALVRGDASLGDKSRIPIVAMTAYAMGGDREKFLAAGMDDYIAKPINAKELLAVLDRLGALSAGKQ, from the coding sequence ATGTCCACAAAAGAAAAAGCTGAAGCACTCAGTCAGGAGCAGGGGCAAAAATCCGCCGAGCAGCCCTGCGAGCTCGAAACGCTGCGTCGCCGGGTGGCCGAACTGGAGGGCAGGGCCGACGCGGCTGCGAGGGCCGAGGAGAGGCTGGCTCGTCAGGACGCGTTGATGCAGGCCATTCTTCGCAACCTGCCTTTTGATTTCTGGGCGCGGGATCTCGATGGAAAGATCATCATGCAAAGCGACGCTTCCGTGCGCCTTTGGGGGGATATGGCCGCGAGCCGTGTCGAGGAAAGAGATGTTCCAGATGAAATCCGGAACGCATGGGAGGACATCAATGCCCGGGTCTACGCAGGTGAAGTGGTGGAGGGCGAAAAGAAGTATGTCCTCTCCTCCGGCGAGACGCGCTTCTATCGCGACATAGTCGCGCCGATCCGCATGGGAGAAGGGCTGCTTGGAATTCTGGGGACCAATGTCGACATCACGGAGCAGGTTCAAAGCATCCGCGCCCTGCATGCCAGCCAGGCCAACCTGGCCTCGCTGTTCGATTCCATCGATGAATCCGCCGCGCTTCTGGAGCTGGACGGCACGGTCATAACGGCCAACCGGACCTTTGCCAGCCGTGTCGGCAAGACGGTGAAACAATGCCTGGGCCGCTCCATCTACGAGTTTATTCCCACCGAGGTGGCCCTGTCACGCAAGCGCCTGGTCGAGGATCTGGTGCGCAACGCGCAGCCCCTGGTTTTCGAAGATGAGCGGGAGGGTCTGTGGATGCGGCACAGCCTGAGTCCGGTGCTCGCGCCGGACGGGTCGGTGGTGGCCATAGCCACCTTTGCGGTGGACATAACCGAGCGCAAGCGGCGCGAGAATCTGCTCGTCGCGCGTCAGCGGATTGTCGAGTACGCCATCAACCATTCCTTGAGCGATTTGCTGCGCATGGCTCTCGACGAGACCGAGAGCCTGACCGGAAGCACCTTGAGTTTTCTGCACTTCTTGAACGAGGATCAGGGAATTCTATCCATGCAGGCCTGGTCCACAATGACCTTGCAAACCGGTTTTTCGATCCCGCGCGACAATCCGGATCTGGAAATAACGCAATTCGGAATCTGGGCGGAATGCCTGCGCACCCGCAAGGCCGTCATTCTGAACGATCAGGCCACGCTCGATCGCGAAAATGGGCTGCCAAAAGGGCATCCTCCCCTGAAACGCCTGGTGCTTCTGCCCATCGTGCGCGCCAAAATAATCGTGGCCATTCTGGCAGTGGCCAACAAGAAAACAGATTACACCGATGAGGATGTGCAGGTCCTCATTGAGCTTGGCAACCTGCTGTGGGACATTCTGGAGCACAAACGCGCCCAGGAAGAGCTGGCCAAGAGCGAAGCCCTGCTCAACATGGTCCAGCGTCTGAGCGGAATGGGTGGATGGCTGTGGGATGTCCGCCAGAACAGCATGATCTGGACCCGGGAACTCTATCGTCTGCACGGATTCACTCCCGATCAGGTCGAGCCGGGATCATCCGAGCACATCCGGCTCAGCCTGGCCTGCTATGAGCCCGATGACAGGGACAGGATACTCGCCGCTTTCGACAACTGTGTCGAACATGGCGTTTCTTTCGATTTGGAGATGCCATTCGTTTCGGCCACGGAAAAACGGATGCGGATTCGCACCAGGGCGGAGGCGATCCTGGAAGGGGGCGAGGTGTCCAAGGTGGTCGGCATCTTCGAGGATGTTACCGAACGCAGGATTCTCGAACAGCGTTACGAAACCCTTTTTTGGCACATGCTGGACGGTTTTGCCCTGCACGAGATCATCTGCGACGCAGAAGGTCATCCTGTGGATTACCGTTTTCTGGAGGTCAATCCGGCCTTTGAACGGCACACCGGCCTCATGGCTTCGGACATCAAGGGCAGAACGGCGCGGGAAGTCATGCCCGCCATCGAGCAGGTCTGGATCGACACGTATGGCCGGGTGGCCCTGACGGGTGAACCGGTGCTGTTCGAGGAATACGCGGCAGCCCAGGACAAGTATTTTCACGTTACCGCCTTCCGCCCGGCGCCCATGCAATTCGCCTGCATTTTCTCCGATGTTTCGGAACGCAAGCGTCACGAGCGGGATCTGCGCCATGCCAAGGAAGCCGCCGAAGCCGCCAACGTGGCCAAATCGGAATTTCTGGCCAACATGAGCCATGAGATCCGCACACCGCTGAACGGCATCATAGGCATCCTGCAACTGCTTGACTCCATGGAACTTTCCGAAGAACATAAAAATCTGGTCGAACTGGCCGGGACCTCGGCCGATCGCCTGAACGTTCTTTTGTCGGATATCCTGGATCTGGCCAGAATCGAATCCGGCAAGCTGGCCATCAAGGCCATGCCTTTCAAGCCCGAGGAGCTGCGGGCATCCACGCTGGGACTTTTTACCCCGACCTCCCGAAGCAAGGGACTGCGGCTTGAGTTTGTCCTTGATCCTGCTCTGCCCACCATGGTTGTCGGGGACGAATCCAGGTTGAGGCAGGTGCTTTTCAATCTGGTGGGCAACTCCGTCAAGTTCACCCGGACAGGTTTCGTGCGCGTCGATGTCAGCCCCGTGCCGGGTTGCACGTCATCCAAGGTTCTCTTTTGCGTCAGCGATTCCGGGCCGGGCATTCCCGACCATCAGCTGGATGGAATCTTTTCCCCATTCGTGCAGGGCGAGGATTCCTATGTGCGCAACCACCAGGGTGCCGGGCTTGGCCTTGCCATCGTCAAACGCATCGTGACCCTGATGGGTGGCTCTCTTTGCGTGGACAGTTCGGAAAAGGGCACCGTCATGTGCTTCTCCATCGTCATGCCCGTGGCCTCCGATGCCAGGACGCCCAGTGTTCACAAGGCGACTGCTGCGCCAGGCGTCCGCGAAGGGCTTAACATTCTTCTCGTGGAGGATGACGCCGTGAGCATGTTCGCGGCCCGGCGCGTGCTTGAAAACGCAGGACACACGGTCACCGGAGTCGGCGACGGCAGCGAAGTTGTACCGACCCTCAGGGAGGGCGACTTCGATCTTGTCATCATGGACGTGCAACTGCCGGTCATGGACGGCTTACAGGCCACGGCCCTGGTGCGCGGCGATGCTTCCCTCGGGGACAAATCCCGCATCCCCATCGTGGCCATGACGGCCTACGCCATGGGCGGCGACCGGGAAAAATTTCTGGCAGCGGGCATGGACGACTATATTGCCAAGCCCATCAACGCCAAGGAACTGCTTGCCGTGCTGGACAGGCTTGGAGCCCTTTCGGCGGGAAAACAATGA
- a CDS encoding PAS domain-containing protein: MNFSRSIDNAFTRMRRGVSRRFLPLLLFCLFPLLSFAAGERVLFISSYHPGFPTFFQQVEGLRSEIEPAGITLDVEFMDTKRFSGTGYEALFLEQLRFKLAKVPAYDAFIVADDAALRFALDHRQELFAGRPVIFCGVNNQELAHELSGTPDITGVIESISMRETLEALWRLRPGLKTVHALVDGEPGGQGDLRTYLEQREFFAGKSLQVLDLSDMTWNELRGRMSVLGPDEAILLLSAYRDRDQVSRSFEDALAFILKHADVPVLHLWEHGLGQGILGGRIISHLEQGRIAGQLTRKILAGTPAHSIPVVEGSEANRYVFDHAVLTRFGIRESLLPPGSEVRGKPVSIFSQYGAEILVAIVVLGVQMILVGALISHISRLRRAQARIKDSEKRYRALFDANSDGILAADVATRRFVFANPAVCRMFGCSEEDFRALTVDDIHPPEHLDEVLRNFTAQASGQQDTAEALPCLRRDGSVFSADIRSFLLDFHGTFCAVGLFRDVTERSRILDTLRQAQERLSLAIAGSNDGIWDWDRVSDQVYFSPRWKEIIGYEDHELRNDLEEWRSRIHPEDRARVLDVNNQFFTSSASHFVIEYRLRHKDGSYRWVMGRGTCLRDKDGVPYRMAGSHADITERKAMELELVNVRDAALAASVAKSAFLANMSHEIRTPLNGMMGMLQLLDCSSLSGEQRDYVRMAELSGRRLTALLADILDISRIEAGKLVLTERAFDLEEMRDSIITLFSLPARKKDIRFDVELAPDLPSSLVGDDLRLRQILFNLVGNAIKFTGEGFVHTQISLLSCLPDNECRLLFCVSDSGEGISDELLPTIFEPFVQGEGSYVRRHQGAGLGLAIVGRLMHMMGGALAIDSSDSGSTICFSMSFKTPEDAKKTGVKHVRPEESGHRSLHILLAEDDPVNMFAAQRILAKAGHVVTPASDGGQALELLRGAEFDLILMDVQMPVMDGLEATAAIRADQTLGEKSGIPIVAMTAFAMSGDREKFLAGGMDGYIAKPLDSATLHKTIFRVVSRKSKEKTPDADVLASSDALAPGPTKA, translated from the coding sequence ATGAACTTTTCAAGGTCGATCGACAACGCATTCACCCGGATGAGGCGGGGCGTTTCGCGACGTTTTCTTCCCCTGCTGCTGTTTTGCCTGTTCCCTCTTCTTTCCTTTGCGGCAGGGGAGCGGGTGCTCTTCATCAGTTCCTATCATCCCGGTTTCCCGACCTTTTTTCAGCAAGTCGAGGGCCTGCGCTCGGAAATTGAACCGGCGGGCATCACCCTTGATGTCGAATTCATGGATACCAAGCGATTTTCCGGGACCGGGTACGAGGCGCTTTTTTTGGAACAGCTGCGATTCAAGCTGGCAAAAGTCCCTGCCTACGATGCCTTCATCGTCGCCGATGACGCGGCATTGCGCTTCGCCCTGGACCATCGTCAGGAGCTGTTCGCAGGGAGGCCCGTGATCTTTTGCGGCGTCAACAACCAGGAACTGGCCCACGAATTGAGCGGCACTCCTGACATCACCGGCGTCATCGAATCCATTTCGATGCGCGAGACCCTTGAAGCCTTGTGGCGCTTAAGGCCCGGACTGAAAACCGTCCACGCTCTGGTCGACGGGGAACCGGGCGGTCAGGGGGATCTGCGCACCTACCTGGAGCAGCGTGAATTTTTTGCCGGAAAAAGCCTTCAGGTCCTCGACCTTTCCGACATGACCTGGAACGAGCTTCGGGGCAGGATGTCCGTCCTGGGACCGGATGAGGCCATCCTGCTCCTGTCCGCATATCGCGACCGGGATCAGGTCTCCAGATCGTTTGAAGACGCCCTGGCGTTCATCCTGAAGCACGCGGATGTCCCGGTGCTGCATCTTTGGGAACATGGCCTCGGGCAGGGAATCCTCGGCGGCAGGATCATTTCGCACCTGGAGCAGGGGCGCATCGCGGGACAACTGACCCGGAAGATACTGGCGGGAACGCCTGCCCATTCAATACCGGTGGTCGAGGGCAGCGAGGCCAACCGTTATGTCTTTGACCATGCGGTTCTGACCCGTTTTGGCATCAGGGAGTCCCTGCTGCCTCCGGGCAGTGAAGTCCGGGGCAAGCCTGTTTCGATCTTTTCCCAATATGGTGCGGAAATCCTTGTCGCCATCGTGGTCCTTGGCGTGCAGATGATTCTGGTGGGCGCCCTGATCAGCCACATATCCAGGTTGCGCCGTGCCCAGGCCCGAATCAAGGACAGCGAGAAGCGCTACAGGGCGCTCTTCGATGCCAACTCCGATGGAATTCTGGCCGCCGATGTCGCGACCCGCCGCTTTGTTTTCGCCAATCCCGCCGTTTGCCGGATGTTCGGGTGTTCCGAAGAGGATTTTCGCGCTTTGACGGTGGACGATATTCACCCACCCGAACATCTTGATGAGGTTTTGCGCAATTTCACCGCCCAGGCCTCCGGGCAACAAGACACAGCGGAAGCGCTACCCTGCCTGCGCCGGGACGGGAGCGTTTTTTCGGCGGATATCCGCAGTTTTCTGCTCGATTTCCATGGTACTTTCTGCGCCGTGGGGCTGTTTCGCGACGTGACCGAGCGCAGCCGGATTCTTGATACCCTGCGTCAAGCCCAGGAGCGCCTGTCCCTGGCCATTGCCGGCAGCAACGACGGAATCTGGGATTGGGACAGAGTGTCCGACCAGGTCTATTTTTCGCCGCGCTGGAAGGAGATCATCGGGTACGAAGACCACGAGCTGCGCAATGATCTGGAGGAATGGCGGAGCAGAATTCATCCCGAGGACAGGGCGCGGGTGCTCGACGTGAACAACCAGTTCTTCACCAGTTCCGCGTCCCACTTCGTCATCGAATACAGGCTGCGGCACAAGGACGGGTCCTATCGGTGGGTCATGGGACGCGGAACCTGCCTGCGCGACAAGGACGGCGTGCCCTACCGCATGGCCGGTTCGCACGCGGATATCACCGAACGTAAGGCCATGGAGCTCGAACTTGTGAACGTGCGCGACGCGGCCCTGGCCGCAAGTGTGGCCAAAAGCGCCTTTCTGGCCAACATGAGCCACGAGATCCGCACGCCGCTCAACGGCATGATGGGCATGCTGCAGCTGCTGGACTGTTCCTCCCTGAGCGGAGAGCAGAGGGATTACGTGCGCATGGCCGAGCTTTCCGGTCGGCGTCTGACCGCGCTGCTGGCCGACATCCTGGACATCTCCCGGATCGAGGCCGGCAAGCTGGTGCTCACGGAGCGCGCTTTTGACCTTGAAGAGATGCGTGATTCCATTATAACCCTTTTTTCTCTCCCCGCACGGAAGAAGGACATTCGTTTCGATGTCGAACTGGCCCCGGATCTTCCTTCGAGTCTGGTCGGGGATGACCTGAGGCTGCGGCAGATCCTTTTCAACCTGGTCGGGAATGCGATCAAGTTCACCGGCGAAGGTTTTGTACACACGCAGATCAGTTTGCTGTCCTGTCTGCCGGATAACGAATGCCGGCTTCTTTTTTGCGTCAGTGACAGCGGCGAGGGCATAAGTGATGAACTTCTGCCCACCATTTTCGAGCCTTTCGTGCAGGGCGAGGGGTCCTATGTGCGCCGGCATCAGGGGGCAGGGCTCGGTCTGGCCATTGTCGGGCGGCTCATGCACATGATGGGCGGGGCGTTGGCCATCGACAGTTCGGACTCGGGTTCAACGATATGTTTTTCCATGAGCTTCAAGACTCCGGAGGATGCCAAGAAAACAGGCGTCAAACACGTTCGGCCTGAAGAATCCGGACACCGGAGCCTGCACATTCTGCTGGCCGAGGACGATCCGGTGAACATGTTTGCCGCCCAGCGCATCCTGGCCAAGGCGGGACATGTCGTCACCCCGGCCTCGGACGGCGGTCAGGCCCTTGAATTGCTGCGGGGGGCGGAGTTTGACCTGATCCTCATGGACGTTCAGATGCCGGTCATGGACGGCCTGGAAGCCACGGCCGCGATCCGAGCCGACCAGACCCTCGGGGAAAAATCCGGCATTCCCATCGTGGCCATGACCGCCTTCGCCATGAGCGGCGATCGGGAAAAATTTCTGGCAGGAGGCATGGACGGTTACATCGCCAAGCCCCTGGACAGCGCGACTCTCCACAAAACCATTTTCCGTGTCGTTTCCCGTAAAAGTAAAGAAAAAACACCGGACGCCGACGTCCTCGCCAGTAGCGACGCCTTGGCCCCCGGTCCCACGAAAGCATGA